In Corallococcus caeni, the genomic stretch AAGCGCGACGGAGCGCACAAGTATCTCCACAGGCCTACCGGAGACCGTCCCGTAGGCACGCGCGCCGGGCTCCACCACTCCAGACAGGATCTCCACCGCTGCAATCGTCAACCCCAGGGTGGGCAGCCTCTGCACATGGAGTACTCGGAACATGATGGTCGTCATTACAGCCTCTAGTGGAGTTCGAGCGTGAGTTGATCCGCGACCAGGTGTGCGCCGGTTCGACCGATTGAAGGCCATGAGTCGTTCCCGCCCGGGAAGGAGGGTGATTCGGCCCGGGCAGGAAGTAGTTCGTCAGGCTGAGAGCAAAAGACCGGGGCTGCAAGGCATTCAGTCACACGAGCCCAAGAGCCCCCTGACTCACGTCATTCATGAGTCAAAGCCGAATGATCTCCAAGATTCGAGCAGAACCGATGACTCGGTCCCCAGCATGCATCGGAATTTCCATCCCTTGAGCCACGTGCTGCCAAGGCTCGGACAGAAACGGCTCGATGACGGCCTCCTTCTCTTGTCCCGGCACCAGCGGTCCTGCGTCGTCCAACGTGACAGAGCCCCCATCCAATGCCATCCGGCCATCTTCGGCTCGGCTTCCAATGTTCCAGGATGGCCTGAACTCTTTTCCCAGCGGTCCCTGGGAGCCTCTCTCTTCAGGCGTCAAGAGCCTGACCACTGCACGAATGAGCAAACGCTCTCGCATGGCTCTCTCCTGTTCGTCACATCTCGGGTGAGTGCAAGAGTCTCTAACGAGGAAGCGCGCGGGCCATGCGTCTCACGGCTTCGCACAACTCATCCTCCTGGAGCGAAGTAAAGCACAGCCGCAGCGCGTTCAGGGGCGCGCGGTCGAAGGTGTAGTGGCCGCCGTGCACGAAGCCGACGCCCTCGCGGAGGCCCCGTTCAGCCCAGAGGGCGGCGTCCACGCCGGGAGCGCAGCGAGCCCACAGGGTCATGCCGCCCGCGGGCACGGTGAAATCGAGCGCGGAGCCCAGGGACGTGCGCAGCGCCTCCACCAGCGCATCGCGGCGGGAGCGGTACACGGAGCGCATCTTGCGGACGTGGCGCTGGACCTCACCCTCTTCGAGCAATTCGGCGACAGCGGCCTCGGTGACTCCGTCGCCCTGACGATCCACGGCGGCGCGCACAGAGGCCGCGCGGCTGATGAACGACGCAGGCGCGGCGAGGAAGCCCAGCCGCAGTCCAGGCGCGAGCACCTTGGACAGCGTGCCCACGTAGAGCACGAGCCCGTCGCGGTCCTGGCTCGCGAGCGGCAGCACGGGAGGACCGTCAAAGTGGAACTCGTGGTCGTAGTCGTCCTCGATGAGCGCGACGAGCGAGGCCCGAGCCCACGCGAGAAGCCGCTGGCGGCGCTCAGCGGAGAGCGTGACGGTGGTGGGGTACTGGTGATGCGGCGTGAGATAGACGGCGCGCACCGGGCCCAGTTGCTCCAGCACGTCCACGCGAAGGCCCTCTGCGTCCACGGGCACGGGGACCACGTTCGCGCCGGTGAGACGGAAGGCATCCCACGCGGGAAGGTAGCCCGGGGACTCCACGGCCACGGTGTCACCAGGGCGGAGCAGCGTGCGCGCCGCGAGGTCCAGCGCCCCCTGACTGCCCCGGGTGATGAGCAGCGTATCGGCGGTGACGGCCATGCCGCGAAGCGAAGCCAACATCCCGGCCAATGCCTCACGCAGCCCTGCATGGCCCAGGGGCGCGGCATAGTCGAGCAGCCGCTGTCCCCCGCGCTTCAGCGCACGCCGGTACGCGCGCGCGAGCACCTCCGAAGGAAGAAGCCGCACATCCGGGCTGCCGGTCAGCAACGACAACATGCCGCGAGGCGCAGAGGCTCCGCGAGGCAGCGCACGGGTCTCCACGGCGGGAGGCATCACGAAGCCCACGTCCGGAGCCGCCTGCGCGGAAGGCACGGCGGACGCATCCTCCGGAGCCACCTCCGCGACGAAGGTGCCCAGCCCCGGAGTGGTGACGATCCACCCCTGGGCCTCCAGCTCCTGATACGCCGCGAGCACGGTGTTGCGATGCACGCCCAGCGACACCGCGAGCGCGCGGCTCCCGGGAAGCGGCTCTCCGGGACGCAGCCGTCCGCGCCGCACGTCCTCCGCCAGCGCCCGCGCGATCTGCACGAAGCGCGGCGTCGGTGACCGCGAGTCCAGCGGAACCGTTAGCGTCCAGCGCGCCATGATTCAGGCTCCAGCCTCCCGCATTCCAGCTGCCGCACGGCTCAGTCTTCCTTGATCCACTCTTCAAGACCCGCGGCAACAAGCCGGGCTTGAACGGCGGCAACTGCATCTGGGCTTGCAGCTGCATAACCGCCCCCTACGCCGTAGATGTCATTCAGGACGAGCGGATAATCCTGCCCCACGAAGTGGCCGACAACCATCGCAAGGCCCCTGTCCGACATATGTGGGTACAGCACGGTCAGCAGGGGGAGATAATCAGCCTCCGTCACACCTTCAGGGAAGGCTCTGTGGACCAGGCTGGCTGTGCTCTCAAGGCTGGGTGGGAGGCTCATGGGACTTCGCTTCTCGGGACGGCAGTGGATGGAAACCCTGAAGTCTACTTTCCACCGTGCCGGGAGCCGTCCATCACGGGGACCAGTCGTTCGCTGATTTCGGACAGGAACTGCGTCAGTCCGACCCGTTCACCGCGTTGCCGCAGAGTTTCCAATGGAGTCTCGCGCAGACATTCGCGCTCACGCTCCAGGTTCCCCGAGGTGAGTTCTTCCAGCGCCCTCTTGGCGTCGTTCTTCGCACCGTGCTCACTCGCCGTCAGCCGGTGTGCATCGCGAATAGGATGGAAGGAGAGCCGCTGCTCAAGGTCGTGGAGTGCTTCTTCTTCGTGGGCTTTCGCCTCGAAGCCGGTAAGAACCCAGCACTCCCGCTT encodes the following:
- the pdxR gene encoding MocR-like pyridoxine biosynthesis transcription factor PdxR — its product is MARWTLTVPLDSRSPTPRFVQIARALAEDVRRGRLRPGEPLPGSRALAVSLGVHRNTVLAAYQELEAQGWIVTTPGLGTFVAEVAPEDASAVPSAQAAPDVGFVMPPAVETRALPRGASAPRGMLSLLTGSPDVRLLPSEVLARAYRRALKRGGQRLLDYAAPLGHAGLREALAGMLASLRGMAVTADTLLITRGSQGALDLAARTLLRPGDTVAVESPGYLPAWDAFRLTGANVVPVPVDAEGLRVDVLEQLGPVRAVYLTPHHQYPTTVTLSAERRQRLLAWARASLVALIEDDYDHEFHFDGPPVLPLASQDRDGLVLYVGTLSKVLAPGLRLGFLAAPASFISRAASVRAAVDRQGDGVTEAAVAELLEEGEVQRHVRKMRSVYRSRRDALVEALRTSLGSALDFTVPAGGMTLWARCAPGVDAALWAERGLREGVGFVHGGHYTFDRAPLNALRLCFTSLQEDELCEAVRRMARALPR